The Diorhabda carinulata isolate Delta chromosome 12, icDioCari1.1, whole genome shotgun sequence DNA window ACCGTATTCTTCAGATCTTTGccccagcgactttttcctgttgTCAGATATCAAGACGACGCTCGCTGGATAGAAATTCTTCAATTCGATGAGTTCGTTTAGAGaatataatatcgaaaaaacaaatatatgatCTTGGAAAAGTGGAATCAAGTTTATATCTCACAAATTAGAGCGAAAACAACGGAATAGAGTACAGAGAAGTAGTGATAGATTGTACATTCTATAATTGTAAGTGTCTActgttttatttcatcaatttttaggCGTGAATCGCTTTTGCAGACAGACTAGTTTGCATTAAAGATCCCTTATGTCATCAAGAAACAATCAATTTGAACTggttaccaatttttttttcactagtAGTAGTAAAATAGAGTGAAAAGTTTACAGTTGACAGCTAGAAATGATATAAAAGAAGGTAGATGAAGAAATGTTAATCGGACAGGGAAGAGATTgtggaaaaagcactggaaagtGGCGGAGAATAAAAGCTAATAAAAAGTAAGAGAAACTTTGTGCAGAATATTGTTGAGGCAGTATTGTGAGACTTGGATTACTAgattgaagatgaagatgaaatgATACCAGAATATAACCTACCAGAACTTGActtgaagacgataatttggttatcgaaacgcgcgtcaaacagtgtaattgtgagtgttggtgtggtgGTGGTCttaacagtgtgttcaataggATAATTCTCAGACTATCTAACTATCAACTGATACcggatatttatttcaatttgatataaaaagttGCAGCTCAAACCATATTTAATTCAGTCAATCAAGTGAGCTGAATATTTGGGTTAACATGTTTAATTTAGTTTcatgtcatttgtcattttaaTCAATTCACTCGAATAGTATAAACGCCCCTTCAAGGATGGTACTATTCAAAATGCTGTGTTGCCAGTTCTAATTCCTCTAGTTCCGTAGCATCGCAAGATATACACTATTCTTTAATACTATTTTCAACTCACAAAAGATAAATacttacatttaaaataaaatttttagtttaaaattccCGCTGAAACGTTCATTACAAATATGGCGTTTTATTGACGTCAATATATGGTAAGTTTGTAAGCAATAAGCGTTTTTGCTTAGGGTCCATTAAGCTTAAACGCATTACAGCTTGACCCTATTTGTCTTAACAATGCAAAAAAACCACTAAGTTGAGGAAATATTTGACTAATTTGACATGCgaaatcattataatacatttttatatcatacttacatttaaaataaaatttttagtttaaaattccCGCTGAAACGTTCATTACAAATATGGCGTTTTATTGACGTCAATATATGGTAAGTTTGTAAACAATAAGCGTTTTTGCTTAGGGTCCATTAAGCTTAAACGCATTACAGCTTGACCCTATTTGTCTTAACAATGCAAAAAAACCACTAAGTTGAGGAAATATTTGACTAATTTGACATGCgaaatcattataatacatttttatatcatacttacatttaaaataaaatttttagtttaaaattccCGCTGAAACGTTCATTACAAATATGGCGTTTTATTGACGTCAATATATGGTAAGTTTGTAAACAATAAGCGTTTTTGCTTAGGGTCCATTAAGCTTAAACGCATTACAGCTTGACCCTATTTGTCTTAACAATGCAAAAAACCCACTAAGTTAAGGAAGTATTTGACTAATTTGACATGcaaaatcattataatacatttttatatcatacttacatttaaaataaaatttttagtttaaaattccCGCTGAAACGTTCATTACAAATATGGCGTTTTATTGACGTCAATATATGGTAAGTTTGTAAACAATAAGCGTTTTTGCTTAGGGTCCATTAAGCTTAAACGCATTACAGCTTGACCCTATTTGTCTTAACAATGCAAAAAAACCACTAAGTTGAGGAAATATTTGACTAATTTGACATGCgaaatcattataatacatttttatatcatacttacatttaaaataaaatttttagtttaaaattccCGCTGAAACGTTCATTACAAATATGGCGTTTTGTTGACGTCAATATATGGTAAGTTTGTAAACAATAAGCGTTTTTGCTTAGGGTCCATTAAGCTTAAACGCATTACAGCTTGACCCTATTTGTCTTAACAATGCAAAAAAACCACTAAGTTGAGGAAATATTTGACTAATTTGACATGCgaaatcattataatacatttttatatcatacttacatttaaaataaaatttttagtttaaaattccCGCTGAAACGTTCATTACAAATATGGCGTTTTGTTGACGTCAATATATGGTAAGTTTGTAAACAATAAGCGTTTTTGCTTAGGGTCCATTAAGCTTAAACGCATTACAGCTTGACCCTATTTGTCTTAACAATGCAAAAAAACCACTAAGTTGAGGAAATATTTGACTAATTTGACATGCgaaatcattataatacatttttatatcatacttacatttaaaataaaatttttagtttaaaattccCGCTGAAACGTTCATATTcagaaaatatgatatttgtatattttcataatatccaAAAAGAAtcaacttaataaaaaataaacggtGTGGGTTGAAAGTTATATTCTCGAAATGCTAATACATACCTGTCATTAGAATTTCCATAGTTTCTAGTCAAATATAAAACTGTTCAAATTTATGAGATAAATTATACTTGTAGAGCACGCGACAACTGGATAATAATATTTGGGGGTAAGTgagaattattattagaaatattaacaactgataaaaaaaattcacttagaTATGTTAGTTAAAGTATAGAAgtgatgaaaattgaaatattgatatcaTTTAGGTCCCAAGTTACTATATGGCACTATTCACTTTATATTTCATTAACGTGATGTTCCAATCTGGTTTGATATTCTCCAAAAACTTTAATACGTTCTTTAAAAACGTCTGTacgttaaatttttaatatattatagaaTTAGAGAAACGCAGTAacgtaaaatttaaattcaaaactgatttttttgtatgttaGGACTGGtcaaaaagtgatttttcaaatgaagccCAGGTTGTTTTggattaataaacaattaatttttcaatatattatcgCTCTGTGGaggaaattttttcttatatcaaagacaaatattttagataaaaagttTGTATcggaaaacccaaacgtaggaattttcattattttgctaGATACAGATAGTTtgaactcgtcgtgggacaccctgtatattactATTATCATTTTAGAAGAATAACGAGGCGAGTTTGAGATGCTGATAACATCGTTTTGGACTATagatttcattttgtttttgatttttataaccTACTTGATTTACAAATATTCAACAAGAAACTTCAATTATTGGAAAACTCGAAATGTTTATTATGAAACTCCGTTACCTCTATTTGGGAATTTCAAAGATGTAATTGTTATGAAAACAACTATAGGCGAGTGGTTGAAAGAAGCCTATGACAGAGCCAAAGATGTACCATATTTTGGAACATTCATTTTCGATAAACCGACATTAGTGATCAAAGATCCTCggttgataaaaaatattatgatcaaGGATTTCCATAATTTTACTGACAGAACTATAGCCTGTCCAGAGCACGATAAAGTAGTATCGAATATCTTATTTGTGATGCCCAATCCCCAATGGAGAGATGTCAGATCACGACTTTCCCCAGTATTTACCTCGGGGAAATTGAAGGGGATGTTTCCAATACTTGGTAAAACTGGTAAGTTAATTTTGTCCAcgatttctttaataattttattatattataagccttattttttcaaattatcctGGTCTCATTTATACGTAGTTCGAACCACGAATTATTAGAGAAAGAAAGATCATAAATGGAAAAACCTGTGAgtcactataaaaatatgatgcagCTTTAGAGTCAAAATTTTCGTACACcgcctgtttaatttcatcatCGTTGTTAAATCTTTTACACCTTATCTAGACTttcagctttgcgaacaaaaaaattcagacGGAACCAGATCAGGCCTACACGAAGGGTGTTCAATAtctgtgaagccacattcgtgtacagtaggCAGTTTGGACTGGAGCATTGAAGCAATCGAACACCTCAGTTGGTTTTGCCGCACCgtcttcgataattttttgacgtaaCTGACATATGTCAGAGTAAGGCTTAAAGTCAATCAAAGAGATACGCTCGTAGTCCAAAAATACTGTAGATATCACTTTATTGGTACTTTTCGTGCACTTTTTTAGCACCAACTTTAACTACAGTTTCATCACCACATAAATTCAGAAGGATTTAACGAAATTAATGataatgaataaacaaacaataacaagtattttgataatgttgatggtttaaattttgattgttattgAGTTAATAtgatgtttgttttaatttggaatgatttttttactactAAACTAATGCTGTCTCTGGTTGTCGatgaaaaactgtttatttgttCGAATGGCCATACCCTTGCCCTCGATGTTGCCGGTGTGCATTTTCTGTTAATAGTACGATTTCATAATAGTTGATTTGACAACATGGCGAAGTATTACCAACTTTCTAGACTTGATTTTCCTGCCTTTTGAgcgaataaaaataattaaatatgcCGTTCCAACGTAAAATtgcttcaaatatttcatcttgATAATATAGGatgatcaaaaattgatttattttaaggTGAACGTCTACAAAACTATTTATACGATAAGCAAGGGACAATAGAAGCTAAAGAAGTAATGGCGAAATTCGCAACGGACGTAATTGCCGAATGTTTTTTCGGAATTAAAGCGCATTGTTTCGACGACGAAAATGCCATATTCAGAGTACTAGGACGAGCCATATTTGATTTTAGATTCAGAAATGCTTTTGCGCAAACAGCATATTTTTCAATGCACAATTTGGTGAAATTGTTCAAGATCAATTTTTTCGATACCTGGGTGGTTGACTATTTCactaatagttttgaaaaagcGTTCGAAGCAAGAGAAGGGACGAAAgagagaaaaaatgattttattgatattttacgtGATATGAAAACGAAGGACGAGGATTTTAGTGAGTTAAAAATTtacttattcaaatattttagtacCTGTTACTGTCATTCTTTCTTCTATTGTCTATTTAGTGAAGCTTCAAATATGCGATGATTCAAATTCAATTGGAAGTTTTATTTGAcactttttcatattattttgttatcgaTGATAAGTTCATGACTCAAGCAACTGGTAATAgcgggttttccaataagaggtgttattttgatattcaaagaaaaatgccattttttgagataaatgatcggatgtttattttattataaagaggaaggtatgccgttaataatggagcacaacatcagccaaatgaccgccacgactgcgcttacaggaccatatccttttcattaaattttccgtaaccaaattgcaaagcggctgccctatgtcctcgatagcctcacgaattccatctttgaggtcttgaatcgatgttggactgttggcgtagaccttatctttcacgtagccccaaaggaaaaagtcgcaaggtgttaaatcacaagatctcgctGGCCAATTGTGATtacctcttcgagagataacacggtccggatatttttcccgtaaaagatcgatggtttcgttgcttgtgtggcgcgtagcgccgtcttgttgaaagtaaacgttgtccaaatcaataccatccaattccggccataaaaagtcattaatcatctctcgatagcgcaatccattcaccgtaactgttgctccagcctcattttcgaaaaagtaaggtccaatgacaccgccagaccaataaaccgcaccaaacagtcacgcgttgaggatggagaggaatttcaacaataactcttgggttttccgagccccagattcgacaattttgtttattgacgtaaccaccaaggtggaaatgggcctcatcagttaagatgattttcatgcatttcaaggacccaatcagcaaagacacgacgttgttgtGGATCGGCCGGCTcgagttcttgtgttaactgaactttataggccttaagacccaagtctttatgcaaaatacggtgtaatgacgtttgtggaatggctaattccaaagaacgacgaggaatggacaaacctgggttttcttcaacactttgggctacagcagcaatattctcaattgttcttgagcgacgtgcacgggttttatttttcaccgtctctgccaaactttcaccatttttatagtgaattttaataatttcaatgctttgttgaagcgtgtatcgttccattttcattaatggcgtagtttctgcttgtcaaatgtcaaaaaatgacagcttcaaaagtgacatttaccgaaatagcgggttgttcaaaataacacctcttattggaaggattgattacaaaaaaagtaaacttagctagaatatataaaataaataaaaacattttgccTAGAGTTCGAATTAGTAGGGATAATTCTACAGAAATTCGACACTGCGCAAACGCCACCTAGAGGAGATAAGTTAAAAGAGAATTTCAGTGCTCTGGACTAATTTTGTGACGGGGAAAAGGagggtatttgaaaaaaagttttagaactGAGAGTGTAAGGACGAGATCCACACGTAACAAGGGAGTGCAGTGAACcgaggaaattttgttttaagtgCATAGAAATCGCATTTACATAGCCTAACCTAATccaaccaaacctaacctaacctaatctaatgaTTCTCATTGTTTCTTGATTTGTTTTCCCGGAAGTTTTCGCTCTTTCGAGATTCCACATGGATGAGGGAGCTTTGCTTGGATTCTATAGCATTCTGAAGCGGTGTTAGTGCCCCAAGATACATACAAATGTTAAGAAAGAACAGTttgtgtttgaaaaattttttagataacaTCAAAATATCGAAGATAAATGCCAAAAATTAAGTATTGAAGGTTTTCTATTTGgtagatatataatttttagaatttgaGATCcttgtacaaataaaacaaaccaGTTTTCATAACAGTGATAAGCTGaaattaaaaatcttcaaaatcaaTTCGTTGCTTCTTTTCCCAcaatttcgaggttatgttgTTGTTAAGAAACATTTGTAATCGCTTGTATTACATATTTCCGCTAAGTTtgccattttcgaaatttgtttatcaaaaaaacagtGATACGTATGAAGTTAGCCGTAGGAGAAGAAGTATGGGTGGTGGCCTACCTAATAGGTTAGATCATAAACATAATAATACTAAATTGCGCAGTCGatgaaatcatattttaatattagaacgagatataaagaaaattacggTATTTATCAAATACTAAACGTGTTCTTCctaatttattgtataataagCTTTCCACCGTTCTATTTTTCTTCTACTCTATTTTGTTTATCTCACCAATCACTGCACAGTGGAACAAAGATAGATATATTTTAGACTAGAGGATGTTTCTTTTTAAAGTTGGTACAACTTATCAATATAGAAAGTATATGAATCGCGGTTAGATTTTCAGatagaattttagaatttcaccGTACCGATCGTGGAGTTTGAATAGAATGTACTTTTGCCGAGGTATTCAATGAAAATTCCATTACCTTAATTTCTAGACGTAGCGAAGCTTCATGGCGCCAGCATGCAGTTCTTTGCGGCAGGATTCGAAACTACTAGCGCAACAATTTCCTATACTTTACACGAGCTTTGCTTGAATAAAACCATTCAAAATAAGCTTAGAACGGAAATTATGACAAACATCGAAGAAAATGGAGGAATTACGTATGAAGGTGTTAATGctatgaaatatttagatttgtGCATTAAAGGtgaatataaacattattaaatattattatttcataaagcGATTAAACATCGAATATTTAAATTGATCCATGATTGATATGAgttataatttctatattttcttcttctgcATCTTTATCTCATGTTTTTTCTATTCCCATCATAATCTTGTAACTTTCAatgctttttatcaagatttaaCCATTTCTAACAAAGCTTTACGTTTTTGCTTCTTAAATTGCCACAAAgattatgaaaattgattacGAGGGAGGGTCTCTATGTTAGAGGACAACAATGTCCTTGTTAACACCGTTGAATTGAACAACAATTGGTTTGAAGATGCTAGTTTTacaattttaagcaaaaaaacagaagaaattttttacagaaactcTCAGGAAGTATCCCGTTCTGCCGTTTTTGGATAGATCTTGTTTGAACGACTATAAACTGCCCGATACAGATTTAGTTATTGAAAGAGGCACTTCAGTGTATATTCCTATGTTCGGTCTTCATAATGATCCTAAATATTTTCCACAACCTCTTAAGTATGATCCAGAACGTTTTCTGAACAAAATATACAATTCTGATGGCTTAGTTTATATTCCTTTCGGAGATGGACCGCGAAACTGCTTAGGTAAGTTGATTCTGGTTAtatataagttataaaaaagtTTGGTGGTGTTACAAAGTGTTTTTTGAGCTACTTCCAATGAATccaacgatcaattctgatgtttactgtcaacaattaatgaaacagGATGAAGTGTTTAGTGGatttagtgttccaccatgataatacAAGGCCCCATTCTTTGGCAACTCGTGAGAAACTAATGGAGCTTGGCTGGGGAATGATGCCACATCCCACCTATAGCACTGATCtcgcaccatctgattaccatttatttcgaagtttgtaGAATTTGagtttgaatggtcaaacttcggtcaatcgcacctggttctgTTTTTTGCTGATAAAGACAAGAAAAGATgacaaaaggtcattgagcaaaatggaaaatttataattgttttattttatattacaaaaccGGAATTAATTTGTCGTCAACcattaaaaaagtattatagATGTTTAGAAACTTCCTGTAACTGACAAACATCACTACAATGAAGTTCTGAAGCTTCTAGACAATTAATTTCAGACACAAAagcgaaatttttaattttttggttgaaGGGGAACGATTTGGTTTAATGGCAACAAAGTTGGGAGTGATATACACcttgataaaatttgaagtgGAACCGTGCGAACAAACACCAGATCCCGTAGTGTTTGAAGCAAAAAGTTTGGTTCTCCAATCAAAAGTTGGTTTGccaatgaaatttaaatacatCAACCCTACTCCAGCATGATGAAGACATggaaattatttggaataatcaaattatattcgCGAAATTGTATAagaactaatttgaaaataaacttatttttattaaatgtggTAGTAATTATATACGTGATACCTTTCgtgaaaaaattgacattattTACAGGATATTTGGGAtcttatttacaaaaacatCTAGGGcgtgattaaaatttttctttgacGTTGACGGGGGTCCTCTATTTGGATTTGTCTATGATTCGATACTAGATTTATGACTTTAAGAACGGAAggattcaaaatgtttgttaataaaaaaatcgtacTAATAGCGGGAAAATTGAATGGAACAACAATTTTTAGTTATAgacatttattcaatattttcaattgatttacaCGGtcgtatgttttttttttaattcatactATTTGTAAAATATGCAACTTCTAAGTAATTATCACTTATCAATCTAGTACAATAGGAAGAATATAGATTGGattgagaaaatataaagtTCAAAATAGTTTAGTTATAAAAAACGGAGGTTTTTAGTTTATTTGTGTTGTCTTTCGGTCTTTTTACAAATTTGAGTCGAATGATATGttcaattatcaaataaatagataaattatcACGTTCAAACGTTCAACTAAAACTCAGTCTTGATCAGAACAGAAAATAGCGAAAAGCTAGCAGATAAAGCACAGGTAAGAAAATGACAATTAACAAAGTGAAAGTCAACAAGGCACCTACCGAAGATGCTGGACTTCTGAGTACATTTAGTGATATGGGTTACTACAcatgaatgaattgaattatatcAGACTAATGATAAAATCGATGTACTAGAAGAGGTCAAAATAATATCCAAAATCCTCCGTTTCTTGATTACAAAGATATGGTACATATAAGTTGGTTTTAGTGGTCCTCGtgtgaaaacaaattttcttcgAATATTCATaggaaaataaagatttttcgaTCTAATATAAGTTGAAAATCGAACGCCTGCATTCGTTTTCAACTTAGTGCAAATCACACCATTCTACaaacttatttataaatatttttatgtgtttGAACGATAATGAGACActgtaatttatgaaattttagttCAAAAACTCAACTTTTGGAAATAGAGATGACGTCAGTTAGTAACTTGTAACAGGGGAGCGCAATTGTAGCAGATTCATGTAAAGGGGAGACATAGAAtagttaaaaaatgattatttgatcacaataaatgtattgaaatgtatcaatttcaataatttgagcATAACATAAACAAGTCGGAGGAAAGCTAACTAAAAAGTAGCTGCTTCGACAATCT harbors:
- the LOC130900263 gene encoding uncharacterized protein LOC130900263, which codes for MFLTTSWLVDLVLLLLLVVFILYKYSTKNFDYWKKRGVFYVKPIPVFGNFYEILTFKTTIAEGLRDLYNQTDEPYLGVFVFHKPVLLLRSPDLIENVLIRDFSYFRNRSLACPRHNPMTGSYLVFQKYKDWKKNRHKLAPIFTSGKLKKLSLIAKTVCNELKEYIDRNIHLTIDAKVLSHKYTTEVISRCFFGINAYCFQKDDSDIQGISRRIFGFSARNAIIQGLYIFNPDLVEFFKLNFIKKKDEDYIIKVLKEVIAVKKASGKNNEKAFDYIDILVEASDQYESEKSETNKAALTEVLANALQFFIAGTETTSALISFTLYELSINTEIQERVRQEITKILKKNNEITYDSVQNTEYLECCLLETMRKYVSLQVIDREATEDYAVPGGNLVIEKGTTVYVPFYAIHNDEKYFPNPKEYNPDRFIGKDVMGKFLNFIPFGAGPRICIGDRFAMMISKLVMATILTSYEVQKTESTPVPMVLETRSFVFQSKYGVPLKFKQLKKRGEFEMLITSFWTIDFILFLIFITYLIYKYSTRNFNYWKTRNVYYETPLPLFGNFKDVIVMKTTIGEWLKEAYDRAKDVPYFGTFIFDKPTLVIKDPRLIKNIMIKDFHNFTDRTIACPEHDKVVSNILFVMPNPQWRDVRSRLSPVFTSGKLKGMFPILGKTGERLQNYLYDKQGTIEAKEVMAKFATDVIAECFFGIKAHCFDDENAIFRVLGRAIFDFRFRNAFAQTAYFSMHNLVKLFKINFFDTWVVDYFTNSFEKAFEAREGTKERKNDFIDILRDMKTKDEDFNVAKLHGASMQFFAAGFETTSATISYTLHELCLNKTIQNKLRTEIMTNIEENGGITYEGVNAMKYLDLCIKETLRKYPVLPFLDRSCLNDYKLPDTDLVIERGTSVYIPMFGLHNDPKYFPQPLKYDPERFLNKIYNSDGLVYIPFGDGPRNCLGERFGLMATKLGVIYTLIKFEVEPCEQTPDPVVFEAKSLVLQSKVGLPMKFKYINPTPA